Below is a genomic region from Bacillota bacterium.
GACCTGCGTTCTTGGTGGCCAATACTTCCGCCCTATCATGTCCAAACCGCGAAGTCTCTGGATAATGATAGATGATATGGGTGTCCGATAAGTCATCCGGGTAATGGCGACCGGTATGGAGTATACTCACAGTGACTCCGCCTGCACCTCCAACTAGAGTCGAAGTGTTTGCTTTATCATAATAGATACCCTGATAGCCTCCATATATTCTAAGGTCCCGGAGTAATTGTGGCGGAATTCCGGGCAAACCGGTGTAGCTTCTAGCAAGTTGGTCATACATAGCTCTTCTACGATTCAACTCCAACCGAATTCGTTCATCCAATCTTTCTCCCTCCCCAGCCTTACTAATTTCTCCTCTGTTTGTCTCCACATCCCACGTCCAGGTTAAAGGAAACAGTGAGCTTAATGGCGCTAAAATTGAGATACCGAAATAGAGATGCTTCTAGCGTCTAACTCATTCAGTTTGAGTTCCCCAAAAGCAGGTATAATGTGCTTTTCGATAATGTTCTTATTTCTAAGTCTCGTCGTATCGCGATAATTGATTCGGCTGTCCAGCCATTCTCGCATGTATTGCTCAATTGTAGGAACCACACGCCCCATGGAAGGCTCGGGGAGACGCTCTGGAGGGGGGTGCCCCAAGACACACCTAGCTGCGAACTCTTCGTACTTCTGGACACACTCCTAGCCACAAACTGATACTTCTTACCGTCGATAGTTCGTTGAATCCTGGAACGATTCTGTCCCTTCATTACCCCTACCATTACCAAACCAAAACGAGTATTCACTTTCTTTGCCACAAAAAAAGAGCCTCCTCGTGCGGCCAGAGACAGAATATCACCATGAAGAGAGTACAACTCAATGCTTACATCAGTGACTTATTCCTGCCTTTGTCCACCGCTAAAGTGGCTCTACAACAGCATTTTCAAAATGGCGGCCCCGGCAGGAATCGAACCTGCGGCACGCGGATTAGGAAACCGCTGCTCTATCCCCTGAGCTACGGGGCCGAATACGTTATATAGTATACCACAGGAAATCGGCGATGTAAATGTATCAGTTCCAGAAGTCATCGTTGGTTTGATCCTTCTTACTCACATATAACCTTCCTTGGGTATCTAAGACAGCCGCGAGGACTTCACTAATGTCCGTTATTCCATACTCCTTGAGCTCTTCCTCTAGCCATTCCTTGGTCAACTGGTTTTCCTTCAGGTTGTCTTGCAGCACATCACCATCTTGAACCAACACCGTAGGTAGACCTTCGTAGGAAGTCGGCAGCCGCAGGTCCCTGGGTGTCACCGGCCTTGCCTGGGACTTGGGGATGACACTGATCTGACCGTTGGTCTCGAGAATGGCGAACTCAACATCGGCTAAGTTGGGGTAATTCCTTTGCCTTAGCTGTATCATCAGATCATCTAGATTAATTCTGGTCTTGCGCATCGTGTCTTCCAGAATCTGCCCGTTTTGCACCAAGACCAAGGGCTCTTCCTGGACAACGCGACGCAGTCTGGGAGCCTTGAGGGAGACGATAGAGATCAGAATATGGATTGAGGCCAAGGCAGCCACCGCGCTGACGTAGGCGACTAAGGTGGTTTCCGAGCTAGAGAGAAAACCGCCGGTAATGCTCCCAACGGTGACAGCAGAAACAAAGTCAAACAGGGTCAACTGTCCCATCTCCCGCTGCCCCATCAGTTTTGTCATGAGGAGCAGGAACCCGTAGGCAGTTGCGGCTCGGGCGATCCACTGTAGGGCAGTCAAAGAGGATTGTCCCGTCCAGAAGGGCATGTCCATCCCTCACAATCTCTAGGGTAGATAGTAATATCCCCAGGAATTCCTGGGGATATGAAAGGTACCGCTAGATTGTGCTTGCCTTGCTAGAACTTGTAGGTGATTCCCGTACCAACCATGATGTCGGCATGACTTCCGTACTCCGTGCCGGGGTCGCCAAGAAAATAGGTAGCTTGGATGTCCCACTGCAAATGGGTATCCAGGATGGAAGTGTGACTTAGGGTCAGCGCCTGGGAATCATCTACTAAGTTGCTGAGTAGATGGACAGAGACGCTGTTAAAGTCGTCGTAGGCGTAGGTTAATTGGTTAAACAAAGAGTGTCTCCCGAGGGTAGCATTGGCCAGTACTCCTGGTCGCCACCACTTATAATCCTTAGGGTCTTTGGCACCGGTGGAATCATACAGGTATTCACCCATCCAGACTAGTTTGCCCTTGGCCCAGCTGTAATCAGAGCCCATCAGCCACAGCAAGCGCCCGCCATCATCATAGGGGAAATCCGGCTCGTAGGTGAGTTCGCTATGTACTCCTAGCCCAGCCAGGTCCATAGCCAGGTCTCCACCTAGGATTGGATTCTGCTTACGGGTAGCCAGGAATACCGACCAATCTATGCCATCGGTGTATCCGTGGTAGCGCATTCCCATGGCCAGATCATCGCTCTTGGGATCCTCCGCCAGAACCATGGAAGTGTAGGCCAAGGGTCCATGGGAGATGGTAAGCAGCGCTGCCGTTACTCCGTTGCGCTGTCGGTCGGGATTTAGGGCATCGGGGGGATTGAAGATATCGGAAGGACTCCAGGCCCGACCGGTACCCCAGTTAATCTGCTGCTTACCCAAGGTTAAGTCAACTTTGGGTAAGAACATCCGCACATACAACCGGTTAACGTCGGCATCGGAGTACCAATCCTCGCCCCTTTGCTCTATCCATCCGCTGACATCGGCAAAGAATCGGACATTACTATCCCGCAAGCTGGCCTGCAGGGTCAATTCCGTTCTGGGATCCCACTCCCAATCTCCGTCGGTCTTTACTCCTCGCAGTGAGGATTCCCAATCTCCGCCGAACCAAGGGCTAGCGGCCAGTGTGGGAAAGCTGACAACGGCTAGGATTAGGAGGACAGTTAAGATAACAGCATTGGTTCTAATTAGTTGTGTAGTGGCTCTTTCCAACATATCCAACCTCTCCAATGAGATAATGTTCTACAGCAAAGGCGCTAACGCATCAAGGACCGGAGGGAGAGCAGTCCTTCGGGAATCTCAACCCCCACCTCGATGTGCGTGAGGATCATGGTGGTGGAGGAGTTGCGCTTAAGTTGATCCTCCATCACTACTTCTGTGGGGATATAGCGCCCGTTGATGTACTCCACCTTCTTAGTGGTGCTGACTTTGAGTAGCTTTCCACTTACCGCGTACAACTCCTCTCGCAAGGGCACAAATCTCTCCTGATCAATCCAGCCCTTACGCTTGGCGTAGGATACTTCTGCACCGGGGAGAGCTTCCGCTTCAATAACATAGGTGGGTCTACCATCGATTTCCTCTTCATCAACTACAGTGAAGGTATAAAGTTCCGTCAGTTTGTCGGCTTCGAGAGCATCGGAGTAGGAAAAATCGCTACCCATCATTCCCTGGCGAAGCATATGCCCGGAAATCTTGACGAGGTCGTCGGCGTGAGGGAAGAACATCCACAACTCGTCTTCTATTTTCAAATACTTACTTCCTCGGTCCCCGGGATTGAGAAAAGTTACCAGTCCGGAACGGGTATCTCCTTCGCTCCACATCTCCATTTCTTTGACCATTTCACGGTTCCGAGCCCGGATAATCATTTTTGCTCGGGAGTAAGCAGTGGGGAAGTAGCCGTTTTCGTCGACCTTGGTCATAATCTCCAGACCAGATAGCTCTTCACCCAAGGCGACTGTTGTCGTGGCAGCTAAGACCAACGAGATAACCAGAAGGGCTATTAGCTTCCTCAAGGTGATCTGCCTCCTTAGTTTTCTTTTGTTGAAGTTGATACCGACTATGAGGTCCGCAGGGCCTCGGTGGGATCCAGCCGTGCCGCCCCTCGAGCGGGGATATATACCGCAATAGCAGTTATGATCAAACCGGCAACAAATGCGAAGGCCAATATACCAAGGGAGAACTGCGGATAGATCGTTGGAGTCATCAGAAACTCTGCGCCGATGGACTCTATCCCTTCATAGGGTATACCGGTAATAGATAGGGTTCGAGCGATAAACCCGCCGAAGATAGTCCCTAAGGCACTGCCGGTGACCCCCAGGAGGGTGCCTTCTAGCATAAACAGCCTGAGGATCTGCCTTGGCCGAAGCCCCAGGGCTGCCAGCATCCCTATTTCCCTAGTTCGCTCATTGACGATCATGATCATTGTGTTAATTACTACAAAACTAGCCAGTCCCAAGATGAAGAAGTACACGAGGTTGTAGATAACCTTGGCCATGCTGATGTAGGAGAGCAGTTCGCTTTGATCGTACCAAGGCACCGCCTCGTAGTAATCCAAGCTGTTGTGCTCACTCAGAATTGCCTCTATCTGGCCGTGGAGCTTCTTGGTCTGACCTTCATGTCTCGTCTTGATGAGGATCTCTGTCACCATATCGGGCATGTTAAGAATCCCTTGGGCAGTATCTAAGGGAAGATAGACAAGGTGCCCATCAAGTAGTTCCAGTCCACTGCGGAGCTCACCGACGATATCGAAGCTGTATCCCTGCATCGAACCAAAGGCATCGCTGAAAAGCAGTGTGGCCCGATCTCCGACCTTTAAGCCAAGTTTGTTGAGCAGCTTAGAGCCCATCGCCACTTCCCGGGCTCCAGGTTTGATAAACCGGCCGGCATGTAGATAGCGGTCAAGATTGGCTAGTTTCATTTCCACCTCCGGCTCCACACCTAGACCGATCATGCTCACGGTGTCATCATCCTTCACCGCCATGGCCCCAAACTTGATGCGGGGAGAAACGGTGACTGCCATGGGCTCTTGGCGAAGGGTCTCTACCATTGGCCCAATACCTTCTCCGGAAAATCCATCGATGGGGTAGTTAAGGGAAAGGAGGCGTTCCTTCGGCCGATACTCCCGTTGGGTGATCCGAACGTGCCCTGAGGTTAACTCCACGCTGTTGCGGGTAACGGAGTCCACGAGACCATCGACCATTGACTTTGTTAAGATCACTACCAGAACTCCTAGCGCAATAGCCAAGAAACTGAGTATAGATCGCATGCGATGGCGGTTGATGTTGCGAATAGCCATCCGTAAGATCATTGCATCTGTCCCTCCTTTAGTGAGCCTGCAGCGACTGGATTGGGTCCTTCACAGCTGCCGCTCGGGCCGGTAGGTAACTGGCGACGAGGCATATCAAGACCCCCATGACAAAGCTCTGCACCATTGTCTGCGGGTTCCACACGGAGTGAATGCTTCCGGTGACGGGATAGCCCACGGACATATCACCGAAAAAGTAGGTGAGGTCCATCCCAACGTCCACCAAAAACCAGTTGAGCAGGGCGCCGAGAGCCACTCCGACCAAGGAGCCCAACACTCCAATTCCCAAAGCTTCGAAGGCGAACTCCATGATAATCTCTCGTTCCTGGAGTCCCATGGCCTTCATCGTTCCGATCTCCTTCACTCGTTCCATCGCGCCCAGGAGAACAGTGTTGACCACACCAACTATACCGATGAGGAGAATTAGTCCCAAGAAGACGCCCATGATTTGTGCTTCCGACTCACTCATAGCCAGAAAGTCTGCCGACACCTCTCGCCAGCTATAGGCTCTGACGGGAGCAGATGCGTCCAAAGCTTGATTGACTGCCACAGTAACGCCGTCGACATCCTGGCCATCGCCGATGCGGATAAAGAGCTCCGTTGCCTGTCCGGGCATCCCTAAAGCCTTTGCCGCGACATCATAGGGAATAAACACCGATGAAAGATTTATCTCTGGATGGGGGGTCTTGGCCAGTCCGGATATCTGCACATCGATGGCCTGAAAGGCTCCCGTCTTAGTTTTTGTGATCAGAGTGAAATAATCGCCAATGGTCAACTCCATCAGGTCAGCCAAGGACTCGCCGATTACCGCCTGATAGCTTTCCGGCTCAAACATTTCACCGGTGATGTGCTCCGGGAGCTTGAAAACCCGAGGGTCTGTATCGGGGTCGATACCCAGGGCCACCACCAGGAGTTCGTCCATTCCGTTGTTCAGTAGGGCGGAAAAGGTAATCCTTGGTGTCACCGCCTCTACGCCTTCGACACTGGATATCTGTTGAGGAAGCTCTCCGACGGGGAAGGTATATTCGAGAGGCAGCTCATCCCGTTCGTCGAGATATCGGGGGTCCAGTACCTGGATGTGGCCGCTTTCGTAGGAGATGAGGTTGTCGATTGCCATCTGATCGAGACCGGCCAGTAAACCATCGGTGGCGATGTACGATAGGATTGCAACGGAAAGGGTAAGGCATGTGACTAAGGTTCTTCGCTTCTGGCGCACAAGATTTTTGTAGGCCAGCTTGGCTAGATACCAATACACCGCTGTTACCTCCTTTCGTCGGCTTCGATTCTCCCGTCCTTCACCGTGATCAGGCGCCGGGCATGTTCCATCACCATGGGGTCATGGGTACTGAAGATGAAGGTGACGTTTTTCTCCTGATTCATTCGCTGCATCAGCTGGATGATGGACTTTCCCGTTTCTGAATCGAGGTTGGCGGTGGGCTCGTCGGCGAGAATCAACTTGGGCTCCTTGACCAGTGCCCGGGCAATGGCGACTCGCTGTTGTTGTCCGCCGGAGAGGTCCTGGGGCTTGCGGTCGTATAGTCCCTCTAGCCCCACGGCATCCAGGATATCGATCACTCTCTTGCGCAGCTCCTGGGGGGAGTAGGTGCCTTGCATAGCTAGGGCAAACTCCACATTTTCGTAGGCGGTAAGAACGGGAATCAGGTTGTAGGATTGGAAGATGAATCCGATCTTTTCGCGGCGCACATCGGCAAGCTCCCTTTTGGTCAAGTCTGCCAGGGGCCTACCCTCCAAGGTGATTTCACCGGAGGTTGGGTTATCCAGGCAGCCGATTAAGTTCAACAAAGTGGTCTTGCCAGAGCCTGAAGGTCCAGCGATGGATGTAAATTCACCGGAGTCAATGCTCAGGTCAATTCCCCGCAGGGCCGGCACTCTGACGGACCCTTGGTAGTAGTCCTTGGTGATGCCTTTCAGCTCGAGAAGAGCCATAGTTGATTACCTCCATTTCCACAGGGTTTTCTGGCTTTCTTCAATACGGGTTCTTATCCTTTCTGTGATTTTGATACTCCGCTAGCAGCTTTAGATAGCCGTCGGTCAGAAATTGG
It encodes:
- a CDS encoding outer membrane lipoprotein-sorting protein — encoded protein: MRKLIALLVISLVLAATTTVALGEELSGLEIMTKVDENGYFPTAYSRAKMIIRARNREMVKEMEMWSEGDTRSGLVTFLNPGDRGSKYLKIEDELWMFFPHADDLVKISGHMLRQGMMGSDFSYSDALEADKLTELYTFTVVDEEEIDGRPTYVIEAEALPGAEVSYAKRKGWIDQERFVPLREELYAVSGKLLKVSTTKKVEYINGRYIPTEVVMEDQLKRNSSTTMILTHIEVGVEIPEGLLSLRSLMR
- a CDS encoding ABC transporter ATP-binding protein, translated to MALLELKGITKDYYQGSVRVPALRGIDLSIDSGEFTSIAGPSGSGKTTLLNLIGCLDNPTSGEITLEGRPLADLTKRELADVRREKIGFIFQSYNLIPVLTAYENVEFALAMQGTYSPQELRKRVIDILDAVGLEGLYDRKPQDLSGGQQQRVAIARALVKEPKLILADEPTANLDSETGKSIIQLMQRMNQEKNVTFIFSTHDPMVMEHARRLITVKDGRIEADERR
- a CDS encoding ABC transporter permease yields the protein MYWYLAKLAYKNLVRQKRRTLVTCLTLSVAILSYIATDGLLAGLDQMAIDNLISYESGHIQVLDPRYLDERDELPLEYTFPVGELPQQISSVEGVEAVTPRITFSALLNNGMDELLVVALGIDPDTDPRVFKLPEHITGEMFEPESYQAVIGESLADLMELTIGDYFTLITKTKTGAFQAIDVQISGLAKTPHPEINLSSVFIPYDVAAKALGMPGQATELFIRIGDGQDVDGVTVAVNQALDASAPVRAYSWREVSADFLAMSESEAQIMGVFLGLILLIGIVGVVNTVLLGAMERVKEIGTMKAMGLQEREIIMEFAFEALGIGVLGSLVGVALGALLNWFLVDVGMDLTYFFGDMSVGYPVTGSIHSVWNPQTMVQSFVMGVLICLVASYLPARAAAVKDPIQSLQAH
- a CDS encoding DUF421 domain-containing protein, which gives rise to MPFWTGQSSLTALQWIARAATAYGFLLLMTKLMGQREMGQLTLFDFVSAVTVGSITGGFLSSSETTLVAYVSAVAALASIHILISIVSLKAPRLRRVVQEEPLVLVQNGQILEDTMRKTRINLDDLMIQLRQRNYPNLADVEFAILETNGQISVIPKSQARPVTPRDLRLPTSYEGLPTVLVQDGDVLQDNLKENQLTKEWLEEELKEYGITDISEVLAAVLDTQGRLYVSKKDQTNDDFWN
- a CDS encoding ABC transporter permease — protein: MILRMAIRNINRHRMRSILSFLAIALGVLVVILTKSMVDGLVDSVTRNSVELTSGHVRITQREYRPKERLLSLNYPIDGFSGEGIGPMVETLRQEPMAVTVSPRIKFGAMAVKDDDTVSMIGLGVEPEVEMKLANLDRYLHAGRFIKPGAREVAMGSKLLNKLGLKVGDRATLLFSDAFGSMQGYSFDIVGELRSGLELLDGHLVYLPLDTAQGILNMPDMVTEILIKTRHEGQTKKLHGQIEAILSEHNSLDYYEAVPWYDQSELLSYISMAKVIYNLVYFFILGLASFVVINTMIMIVNERTREIGMLAALGLRPRQILRLFMLEGTLLGVTGSALGTIFGGFIARTLSITGIPYEGIESIGAEFLMTPTIYPQFSLGILAFAFVAGLIITAIAVYIPARGAARLDPTEALRTS